A single region of the Labeo rohita strain BAU-BD-2019 chromosome 3, IGBB_LRoh.1.0, whole genome shotgun sequence genome encodes:
- the il12rb2l gene encoding interleukin 12 receptor, beta 2a, like: MAWQNVKMHFALILYMWICSQASCEVGVNCWWNRALSVGGNVSLFCQTSTWGRASSCGLCQLVIKLGHRPQFASACASTDETFNFSIATEQREKILCTCSGNTSDACTVIVRGGYPPSAPSRPDCAIEDMDKEHIYCSWTKFNETMIPTVYTLHWKDYDGNVQSRESNSESALIDREEYIKGTYITAWVTAKNVLGSAQSGMSQFNTDHIIRPDPPYNLSLTSTPLEFIWEMDCDDVGPLDKSCQGQYSTHNNMLNWTEVDDCNFMCVLVDPQPFTQYNFRVRCHCGYEEKVMSNWSQVYSVRTPPAAPVGHLDVWSDCAPNSDKSSCNIYWKEMPLSQARGEIINYIVTVKLKNGTEVKQVNRQRRDTGSQHPTEQSCLQLKLSPGVTEVFVSANTSMGTSDPAFMPFAVRGQTTPKVNLSVIGENQTLRVSWSVHPQFSESVLEYVVQHVPVVSHHRCLNWVRVNRAQRSVKLTGDFKNYTAYNVSLFAVFNNHSIFLKSATAYTLEGVPPKVSQIHVKNISSSSATLIWSPIPVHESNGVILHYIVGITETGSNIRSNGTRVQLSELQPAQQYEAWVRAVSAAGEGDRTITTFSTNKKDRNVATILLAVFIPVFMLLVLIWVFTVVCKSAWCFMKIPDPINSKTFKHMNFQHTLPLLCSPSELSLKISELEIVENPDPDTPTLPSDTESDKILIDVEPQHFQVPNGLGRTNEGGERPEEEPEKLNRGNILKQDSWEKEYSEMVDTDDEKGVGDDEDWWDRQCVSDYERHFLPSVEVN, from the exons ATGGCATGGCagaatgttaaaatgcattttgcttTAATACTTTACATGTGGATATGTTCTCAAG cCTCTTGTGAAGTGGGTGTAAACTGCTGGTGGAATCGAGCTCTTTCTGTCGGCGGCAATGTGTCTCTGTTTTGCCAGACGAGTACATGGGGAAGAGCAAGCAGTTGTGGTCTCTGCCAGCTTGTTATCAAGCTGGGCCACAGACCGCAGTTTGCCAGCGCTTGTGCCAGTACCGACGAAACCTTCAACTTTTCTATCGCTACAGAACAGAGAGAGAAGATTCTCTGCACGTGCAGTGGAAACACATCAGATGCCTGCACCGTTATTGTAAGAGGAGGCT ATCCACCATCTGCCCCGTCCCGCCCTGATTGCGCTATTGAAGACATGGATAAAGAACACATTTACTGCTCTTGGACTAAATTCAACGAGACAATGATTCCAACTGTTTACACCCTTCACTGGAAAGATTATGATGG AAATGTTCAATCGAGGGAGAGCAATAGTGAGAGTGCACTCATAGACCGGGAAGAGTATATCAAAGGCACTTACATTACAGCATGGGTCACTGCCAAAAATGTGCTGGGTTCTGCACAGTCTGGAATGTCTCAATTCAACACAGACCATATCA taCGGCCAGACCCCCCATACAACTTGAGCCTCACCTCTACACCGCTGGAGTTCATCTGGGAGATGGACTGTGACGATGTGGGCCCCTTAGACAAGAGCTGTCAAGGACAGTACTCTACACACAATAACATGCTGAACTGGACTGAG GTGGATGATTGCAACTTCATGTGTGTGTTGGTGGATCCTCAGCCTTTCACACAGTACAATTTTCGTGTTCGCTGCCACTGTGGATATGAAGAGAAAGTCATGAGTAACTGGAGTCAGGTGTATTCAGTCAGGACACCCCCTGCAG CACCAGTTGGACACCTGGATGTTTGGAGTGACTGTGCCCCTAATTCTGACAAGTCTTCCTGTAACATCTATTGGAAG GAGATGCCCCTGTCTCAGGCTAGAGGAGAAATTATCAACTATATTGTAACGGTGAAGCTTAAAAATGGCACTGAGGTCAAGCAGGTCAACAGGCAACGGAGAGACACTGGAAGTCAGCATCCTACTGAACAGAGCTGCCTGCAGCTCAAACTCAGCCCGGGTGTTACGGAAGTTTTTGTGTCAGCCAACACCTCAATGGGCACATCGGACCCCGCATTCATGCCGTTTGCTGTGAGAG GTCAGACCACACCAAAGGTGAATCTGAGTGTAATAGGTGAAAACCAGACACTACGGGTTTCATGGTCAGTACACCCACAGTTCTCTGAGAGTGTCCTGGAGTATGTGGTACAGCACGTGCCTGTAGTATCTCACCACCGTTGCCTGAACTGGGTCAGAGTAAACAGAGCCCAGAGATCTGTCAAACTCACAG GTGACTTCAAGAACTACACAGCTTATAATGTGTCACTGTTTGCTGTCTTCAACAACCACAGCATTTTCCTCAAGTCAGCAACTGCATACACACTTGAAGGAG TTCCTCCTAAAGTCTCACAAATTCATGTGAAGAACATCTCTTCCTCCTCTGCCACTTTGATATGGAGCCCCATTCCTGTACATGAGAGCAACGGTGTCATCCTGCATTACATAGTGGGCATCACAGAAACAG GGTCTAACATAAGGAGTAACGGAACCAGAGTGCAGTTGTCAGAACTGCAGCCGGCCCAGCAGTATGAGGCCTGGGTGAGAGCTGTGAGCGCTGCTGGTGAAGGCGACAGGACAATCACCACTTTCTCCACTAATAAGAAAGACC GTAATGTTGCAACAATACTGTTGGCTGTATTCATTCCAGTGTTCATGCTCCTGGTACTAATTTGGGTTTTTACAGTGGT GTGCAAATCAGCTTGGTGTTTTATGAAGATCCCAGATccaataaacagtaaaacatttaagcatATGAACTTCCAG CACACGTTGCCACTGCTCTGTTCTCCTTCTGAATTGTCTCTGAAGATCTCTGAGCTGGAGATCGTGGAGAACCCGGATCCCGACACGCCTACTCTTCCATCAGACACTGAATCGGACAAGATTTTAATCGATGTGGAACCCCAACATTTTCAGGTGCCAAATGGACTGGGCAGAACAAATGAAGGCGGAGAAAGGCCTGAGGAAGAGCCTGAGAAATTAAATAGAGGAAACATTTTAAAGCAAGACAGTTGGGAAAAGGAATACAGCGAGATGGTGGACACTGATGATGAGAAGGGTGTCGGTGATGATGAAGATTGGTGGGACCGGCAATGTGTCTCGGATTATGAAAGACATTTTTTGCCTTCTGTTGAGGTGAATTAA
- the rln3a gene encoding relaxin-3a, with product MMWKTTALAACLLLAGVQALDGPSYGVKLCGREFIRAVIFTCGGSRWKRSLTNTDEILDLFNSYDNNAPDSTGLYSAALSSQHATDSNLPSLAQGEQEGGVFSRPVRSLISEEVLEALRTVDRKGRDVVVGLSNACCKWGCSKGEISSLC from the exons ATGATGTGGAAAACCACAGCGCTTGCAGCGTGTCTGCTGCTGGCTGGAGTACAGGCGCTGGACGGCCCCTCGTACGGAGTCAAATTATGCGGCCGCGAGTTCATCCGCGCTGTCATCTTCACCTGCGGAGGCTCACGATGGAAGCGCTCCTTGACAAATACAG ATGAAATACTGGACTTATTCAACTCTTATGACAATAATGCTCCAGACAGCACAGGGCTGTACAGTGCTGCACTGTCCTCCCAGCATGCCACTGACTCAAATCTTCCATCACTGGCACAAGGTGAACAGGAAGGCGGCGTGTTCAGCAGGCCCGTACGCTCTCTCATTTCAGAGGAGGTGCTTGAAGCATTGCGTACCGTGGACAGAAAGGGACGCGATGTAGTGGTGGGACTGTCCAACGCCTGCTGCAAGTGGGGATGCAGCAAAGGAGAAATCAGCTCCCTTTGTTGA